In Abyssisolibacter fermentans, a single window of DNA contains:
- a CDS encoding aminopeptidase P family protein, producing MNVSERIAKLKDLMKSRNIDAFIVPSYDAHQSEYVADHWKCREWITGFTGSAGTAVITLDECGLWTDGRYFIQAENELKGSGVKLFKMREPGVPTFYEWIADVLPKNSNVGIDAKIFPLAVVNTMKDKFKAKNINIKDGDLIDQIWNDRPSMPMSVAYDHDVKYCGKSRIEKISELREKMKTIGANYNIISSLDDIAWLFNIRGNDIHCNPYVISYALISLNEAFLFIDNKKVDSDIKSKLKADEIVIKGYEEVADYIKSLPEDATICFDPNKTSYWLYSAIHKNVKKIKGINFTTKMKAIKNSVEIENLKKCQVNDGAQMVRFMKWLKQNVGKEKMTEISVDQKLESFRAQIDTFVTTSFDTIAAYQENGAMMHYKASEDKNSELKAEGFLLVDSGGQYYDGTTDITRTFALGALTDEQKRDFTYTLKGHINLAQAKFLYGCTGANLDILARRPLWEQGIDYKCGTGHGVGFFLGVHEGPQNISPRMINVPIEAGMVTTNEPGVYKEGKYGIRIENTLLAVKDMENEYGTFMKFETISLCPIDLDAVEVSLLSDSEKNWLNEYHKTVYDKLSPILNEEEKQWLKIATRAI from the coding sequence ATGAATGTAAGCGAAAGAATAGCTAAATTAAAGGACTTAATGAAAAGCAGGAATATAGATGCTTTTATAGTTCCTAGTTACGATGCTCATCAAAGTGAATACGTTGCGGACCATTGGAAATGCAGAGAATGGATAACAGGTTTTACTGGTTCAGCAGGAACAGCTGTTATTACATTGGATGAATGTGGACTTTGGACAGATGGAAGATATTTTATACAAGCGGAAAATGAATTAAAAGGCTCAGGAGTAAAATTATTCAAGATGAGAGAACCTGGAGTACCTACATTTTATGAATGGATAGCAGATGTCTTACCTAAAAACAGTAATGTAGGAATTGATGCTAAAATATTTCCTTTAGCAGTTGTAAATACAATGAAAGATAAATTTAAAGCAAAAAATATTAATATAAAAGACGGTGATTTAATAGATCAGATATGGAATGATAGACCATCAATGCCTATGTCTGTTGCTTATGATCATGATGTTAAATATTGTGGTAAATCAAGAATAGAAAAAATATCTGAACTTAGAGAAAAAATGAAGACAATAGGTGCTAACTACAATATTATCTCTAGCTTAGATGATATAGCTTGGTTATTTAATATAAGAGGAAATGATATTCATTGTAATCCTTATGTGATATCATATGCTTTAATCTCTTTAAATGAAGCATTCTTATTTATTGATAATAAAAAGGTCGATTCTGATATAAAAAGCAAACTTAAAGCTGATGAAATAGTAATAAAAGGTTATGAAGAAGTTGCTGATTACATAAAAAGTTTACCTGAGGATGCAACTATTTGTTTTGATCCAAACAAAACTAGCTATTGGTTATATTCTGCAATTCATAAAAATGTCAAAAAAATTAAAGGAATAAATTTTACTACTAAAATGAAAGCTATTAAAAATAGTGTGGAAATAGAAAACTTGAAAAAATGCCAAGTAAATGATGGCGCTCAAATGGTTAGATTTATGAAATGGCTAAAGCAAAATGTAGGAAAAGAGAAAATGACAGAAATATCTGTAGACCAAAAGCTTGAAAGCTTTAGAGCACAAATAGATACATTTGTTACTACTAGCTTTGATACAATAGCTGCTTATCAAGAAAATGGTGCTATGATGCATTATAAGGCTTCAGAGGACAAAAATTCTGAGCTAAAGGCCGAAGGATTTTTATTAGTAGATTCAGGTGGACAATACTATGATGGAACAACAGATATAACAAGAACATTTGCTTTAGGCGCATTAACTGATGAGCAAAAAAGAGACTTCACATATACATTAAAAGGACATATTAATTTGGCACAAGCTAAGTTTTTATATGGTTGTACAGGAGCTAATCTTGATATTTTAGCAAGAAGACCATTATGGGAACAAGGAATTGACTATAAATGTGGTACAGGACATGGAGTAGGATTTTTCTTGGGTGTACATGAAGGACCTCAGAATATTAGCCCGAGAATGATTAATGTACCTATAGAAGCAGGTATGGTTACTACAAATGAGCCAGGTGTATACAAAGAAGGTAAGTATGGAATAAGAATTGAAAACACATTGTTGGCAGTTAAGGACATGGAAAATGAATATGGAACATTTATGAAATTTGAAACAATTTCTCTTTGTCCAATAGATTTAGATGCAGTTGAAGTATCATTATTAAGTGATAGTGAAAAAAATTGGCTAAATGAGTATCATAAAACAGTTTATGATAAATTATCACCAATTTTAAATGAAGAAGAAAAACAGTGGTTAAAAATTGCAACTAGAGCCATTTAA
- a CDS encoding DUF3798 domain-containing protein, translating into MLKRLLVTLLVFIMIFSLAACNGKEVSNDNDGKWKIGIMTGTVSQNEEEYRAAQRVQEKYGKDRVLLQTFPDQFMKEQETVIQNVMTMASDQDLKVIIICQAIPGTCAAIDKVKEIRDDILFIVGSVAEDPKMISSKADVIFQIDELGMGPAVPKQAQKMGAKVFVHYSFPRHMSYALLSKRRDMFREECEKLGIKFVEATAPDPTGDAGISGTQQFILEDVPRKVAKYGKDTNFFSTNCAMMEPLIRSVLNEKAIFAQQCCPSPYHGYPGALGIEIPEDKKGSVDYIIDEISKKVENGGNKGRMSTWPVPMAMMFIEAGAEYAVDYIKGNTDGKLDIDKIKEHFKEYADADMQITPYHDDETGKTYENYLMILSDFIDF; encoded by the coding sequence ATGTTAAAACGACTGTTAGTTACTTTATTAGTATTTATAATGATTTTTAGTTTAGCTGCTTGTAATGGAAAAGAAGTTAGTAATGACAATGATGGTAAGTGGAAAATAGGTATTATGACTGGTACTGTTTCTCAAAATGAAGAGGAATATAGAGCTGCTCAAAGGGTTCAAGAAAAATATGGTAAGGATAGAGTGCTGTTACAAACATTTCCTGATCAGTTTATGAAAGAACAAGAGACTGTTATACAAAATGTTATGACTATGGCATCTGACCAAGATTTGAAGGTTATAATTATATGTCAGGCAATTCCGGGTACTTGCGCTGCAATTGATAAAGTAAAAGAAATTAGAGATGATATTTTATTTATTGTTGGTAGTGTAGCTGAGGATCCAAAAATGATATCTTCTAAGGCAGATGTAATATTCCAAATAGATGAGTTAGGAATGGGACCTGCTGTACCTAAACAAGCACAAAAAATGGGAGCAAAAGTTTTTGTACATTATTCATTCCCACGACACATGTCTTATGCACTATTATCTAAAAGAAGAGATATGTTTAGAGAAGAATGTGAAAAGTTAGGCATAAAATTTGTAGAAGCTACAGCTCCTGATCCAACTGGAGATGCAGGAATATCAGGTACACAGCAGTTTATATTAGAAGATGTTCCTAGAAAAGTTGCTAAATATGGTAAAGACACAAATTTCTTTTCTACAAATTGTGCTATGATGGAACCTCTTATCAGATCCGTTCTTAATGAAAAAGCTATATTTGCTCAACAATGCTGCCCATCCCCATATCATGGTTATCCAGGTGCGTTGGGAATAGAAATACCAGAAGATAAAAAAGGCAGTGTTGATTATATAATTGATGAGATATCAAAGAAAGTTGAAAATGGTGGTAATAAAGGTAGAATGTCAACTTGGCCAGTACCTATGGCTATGATGTTTATTGAAGCAGGAGCAGAATATGCTGTTGATTATATCAAAGGAAATACAGATGGAAAACTTGATATAGACAAAATAAAAGAACACTTTAAGGAATATGCAGATGCTGATATGCAAATAACACCATATCATGATGATGAGACTGGTAAAACTTACGAAAATTACTTAATGATATTATCTGATTTTATAGATTTTTAG
- the nadE gene encoding NAD(+) synthase: protein MNNIEKLCESLTKWIKERVEEAGCKGVVLGISGGIDSAVVAGLAKKAFPNDTLGILMPCHSNSIDEEHGRLLIENLNIKHEKVDLSKSFDALIEQLDNDGSNRLAVANIKPRLRMTTLYYYAQKNGYLVAGTGNKSEITVGYFTKYGDSGVDILPICDLVKHEVRELARYLKLPKEIIDKAPTAGLWENQTDEDEMGFSYKILDNYILTGEAPEDIKNKIEKMNKKSEHKRKFAARYLKNENL, encoded by the coding sequence ATGAACAATATTGAAAAATTATGTGAAAGCTTAACAAAATGGATAAAGGAAAGAGTAGAAGAAGCCGGATGCAAGGGAGTAGTTTTAGGTATAAGTGGAGGTATAGATTCAGCTGTTGTAGCGGGATTAGCTAAGAAAGCATTTCCGAATGACACATTAGGTATATTGATGCCTTGTCACAGCAACAGTATCGACGAAGAACATGGAAGGCTTTTGATAGAGAATTTGAACATTAAACATGAAAAAGTTGATTTAAGTAAATCATTTGATGCATTAATAGAGCAATTGGATAATGATGGGAGCAATAGATTGGCAGTAGCAAATATTAAGCCAAGATTGAGAATGACTACGCTGTATTATTATGCTCAGAAAAATGGTTATTTAGTAGCTGGTACAGGAAACAAAAGCGAAATAACAGTAGGATATTTTACAAAGTATGGAGATAGTGGAGTAGACATATTACCAATATGTGATTTAGTAAAACACGAAGTAAGAGAGCTTGCTAGATATCTAAAATTACCAAAAGAAATTATAGATAAAGCACCAACAGCAGGTCTTTGGGAAAACCAAACAGATGAAGATGAAATGGGATTTTCATACAAAATATTAGATAACTATATATTAACAGGAGAAGCTCCTGAGGATATTAAAAATAAGATTGAAAAAATGAATAAAAAAAGTGAGCATAAGAGAAAATTTGCTGCTAGATATTTAAAGAATGAAAATCTTTAA
- a CDS encoding sulfite exporter TauE/SafE family protein: MLLFFLGLFTGIISGMGIGGGTLLIPGLIILTSLNQKQAQGINLFIYIPTAIIALITHFYNKNLELRPVLPIVIAGIVGSILGSRLAVNFDPKILRIIFAVFLLIMGIYEFLKKDTN, encoded by the coding sequence ATGCTTTTGTTCTTCTTAGGTTTATTTACCGGTATTATAAGTGGTATGGGTATTGGTGGCGGAACACTTTTAATACCTGGATTAATAATATTAACTTCATTGAATCAAAAACAAGCTCAAGGTATAAATTTATTTATATATATCCCTACAGCTATCATAGCTTTAATAACACACTTTTACAATAAAAATCTTGAATTAAGACCAGTTCTACCAATAGTTATAGCTGGTATTGTTGGTTCAATTTTAGGTTCTAGATTAGCAGTTAATTTTGATCCTAAAATCCTTAGAATAATATTTGCAGTTTTTCTACTTATTATGGGTATTTATGAATTTCTAAAAAAAGATACAAATTAA
- a CDS encoding class I SAM-dependent methyltransferase — protein sequence MSDDIDKSRVHFINEQKINISKVRREGYILDIGGGGEGVIGQLYGEQVVAIDPLESELEEAPTTGALRIIMNAKDLKFLDNQFNTVTSFFTMMYISNEDIEKVFKEIYRVLKLDGEFLFWDLNIPAFTNTDKDIYAVPLKIHLEDKIIETGYGVQWKGREQNIDLYIELGKKIGFKVIEQKLNEQTYYIKFKK from the coding sequence ATGAGTGATGATATTGATAAATCAAGGGTACATTTTATTAATGAGCAAAAAATTAACATAAGCAAAGTAAGACGTGAAGGTTATATATTAGATATTGGTGGCGGCGGCGAAGGTGTCATTGGTCAATTATATGGAGAACAGGTAGTTGCAATAGATCCTTTGGAAAGTGAATTAGAAGAAGCTCCAACAACTGGAGCATTGAGAATTATAATGAATGCGAAAGATCTTAAGTTTTTGGATAATCAATTTAATACAGTTACATCATTTTTTACAATGATGTACATATCTAATGAAGATATTGAAAAAGTATTTAAAGAAATATATAGAGTTTTGAAATTAGATGGTGAGTTTTTATTCTGGGATTTAAATATACCTGCTTTTACTAATACTGATAAGGACATTTATGCTGTACCACTAAAAATACATTTGGAAGATAAAATTATAGAAACAGGTTATGGTGTACAATGGAAAGGAAGAGAGCAAAATATTGATTTGTATATTGAACTTGGTAAAAAAATAGGGTTTAAAGTTATTGAACAAAAACTAAATGAACAAACATATTATATAAAATTTAAAAAATAA
- a CDS encoding YigZ family protein: MKNRFYTINDYGYDEIIINKSRFIGYAKPANTEQEAIDFIEEIKTKHKDATHNVYGYVIGENSNIQRFSDDGEPSGTAGIPVLEVIKKENLRNTVVVVTRYFGGIKLGAGGLIRAYTKGAKIGIESAVIVEKVLYKKILFRINYSLLGKVKNELLRLNYYIEDITYDDAVNIFVLCDINDVDRLKNNVIDVTNAQVDISEIDEQYVSVKDGKMI; encoded by the coding sequence ATGAAAAATAGATTTTACACTATTAACGATTATGGATATGATGAAATTATAATTAACAAATCAAGATTTATAGGGTATGCTAAACCTGCTAATACAGAACAGGAAGCTATAGATTTTATTGAAGAAATAAAGACAAAACATAAAGATGCTACACATAATGTGTATGGATATGTTATAGGTGAAAATAGCAATATTCAAAGGTTCAGTGATGACGGAGAACCTAGTGGAACAGCGGGTATTCCAGTTTTAGAAGTTATAAAAAAAGAAAATTTAAGAAATACTGTTGTTGTAGTAACAAGATACTTTGGTGGGATAAAACTAGGTGCAGGCGGGCTTATAAGAGCATATACAAAGGGTGCAAAAATAGGCATTGAGAGTGCTGTTATAGTAGAAAAAGTTTTATATAAAAAAATATTGTTTCGTATAAATTATTCATTACTCGGCAAAGTAAAAAATGAATTACTAAGATTAAATTACTATATTGAAGATATTACATATGATGATGCAGTCAATATCTTTGTGCTATGTGATATAAATGATGTAGACAGGTTAAAGAATAATGTTATTGACGTGACAAATGCACAAGTAGATATTAGTGAAATAGATGAGCAATATGTTTCCGTTAAAGATGGTAAAATGATTTAA
- the hflX gene encoding GTPase HflX, with product MDYNFNEIQREKVLIVGVDLNSRDEIDINITMEELKELVYAAEGEVIESIMQKRNRIDAAFYIGKGKAEEIALYCEELDIDTVVFDNQLSGAQIKNLENIIQRKIIDRTNLILDIFAKRATTKEGKLQVELAQLKYTLPRLIGLGKALSRTGAGIGTRGPGEKKLEIDRRHILSRITEIKNQLKAIEGVRKMKRNQRIKSQIPLVALVGYTNAGKSTIFNELIKSHDEYNDEKKVFAHDMLFATLDTTLRKCQLPSGQNYLLIDTVGFVSKLPTQLVEAFKGTLEEVLYADLIVHVMDVTSKDYELQKETTLKILKQMGATDKPILTVYNKLDKYDNCVKTLYTEDYVYISAVKGTNMDLLQELIKKKLYGNYYKVKLVIPFDKGDISSYLFNNTKIISTSYVEAGTEFLVELDEKDYNRFKKYIKEE from the coding sequence ATGGATTACAATTTTAATGAAATACAAAGAGAAAAGGTGTTAATTGTTGGAGTAGATTTAAATTCTAGAGATGAAATAGATATAAATATTACTATGGAAGAATTAAAAGAACTTGTATATGCTGCTGAAGGAGAAGTAATAGAGAGTATAATGCAAAAAAGAAATAGAATAGATGCAGCGTTTTACATAGGAAAGGGTAAGGCTGAAGAAATAGCACTTTATTGTGAAGAACTAGATATAGACACAGTAGTATTTGATAATCAGCTTTCTGGAGCTCAAATAAAGAATCTTGAAAATATAATACAAAGAAAAATTATAGATAGGACAAATTTAATACTTGATATATTTGCAAAACGTGCTACTACTAAGGAAGGAAAGCTTCAAGTTGAGCTGGCTCAGCTTAAATATACACTTCCAAGGTTAATTGGACTAGGTAAAGCACTTTCAAGAACAGGTGCAGGTATTGGTACTCGAGGTCCAGGAGAAAAGAAATTGGAAATTGATAGAAGACATATATTATCAAGGATAACAGAGATTAAAAATCAATTAAAGGCTATTGAAGGTGTTAGAAAAATGAAAAGAAATCAGAGGATAAAATCACAAATACCTTTAGTAGCACTAGTAGGTTATACTAATGCAGGTAAATCAACAATATTTAATGAGCTTATAAAATCACATGATGAATATAATGATGAAAAAAAAGTTTTTGCTCATGATATGTTATTTGCTACACTAGATACTACTTTAAGAAAATGTCAGCTTCCAAGTGGCCAAAACTATTTATTAATTGATACAGTTGGTTTTGTTAGCAAATTACCAACACAGTTAGTAGAAGCATTTAAAGGTACTTTAGAAGAAGTGTTGTATGCAGATTTGATTGTTCATGTAATGGATGTAACAAGTAAGGATTATGAACTTCAAAAAGAAACAACATTAAAAATTTTAAAGCAAATGGGAGCTACCGATAAGCCTATTTTAACCGTATACAATAAGTTAGATAAATATGATAACTGTGTAAAAACTCTATATACTGAAGACTATGTTTATATATCTGCTGTCAAAGGTACTAATATGGATTTGTTACAAGAATTAATAAAGAAAAAGCTCTATGGGAATTATTATAAAGTAAAACTAGTTATTCCATTTGATAAAGGAGATATTAGTTCATATTTATTCAATAATACCAAAATTATTAGTACATCATATGTAGAAGCTGGAACAGAGTTCTTGGTTGAGTTAGATGAAAAGGATTATAATAGATTTAAGAAATATATAAAGGAAGAATAA
- the yunB gene encoding sporulation protein YunB — MGLNNGFKKRKINYNKNKTFFIIVGILVVIIYGFYLVDRSIKPIVLAMSEVRARMIATQAINDAVKNKIKGDIKYKDLIYISYDKNGKVATMQANTILMNSIASEVALEVQKKMKDVSASSIKIPIGNALKSQILSQYGPKINVDIMPLGSVKVDFATKFEESGINQTIHRVYLTIQAQVRIVIPLGADTAKITSTVPIAETIIIGDVPQSFISVPKDDFLNVIPGP; from the coding sequence TTGGGTTTAAATAATGGTTTTAAAAAAAGAAAAATCAATTATAATAAGAATAAGACATTCTTTATAATAGTAGGTATATTAGTTGTTATAATCTATGGATTTTATTTAGTAGATAGAAGCATAAAACCTATTGTACTTGCAATGAGTGAAGTAAGAGCAAGAATGATTGCAACTCAAGCAATAAATGATGCTGTTAAAAATAAGATAAAGGGAGATATTAAATATAAAGACTTGATATATATTTCTTACGATAAAAATGGTAAAGTAGCTACAATGCAAGCAAATACAATACTTATGAATTCAATTGCATCTGAAGTAGCATTAGAAGTACAGAAAAAAATGAAAGATGTATCAGCAAGCAGTATAAAAATTCCTATAGGAAATGCTTTAAAAAGTCAGATATTATCACAGTACGGTCCAAAGATTAATGTTGATATTATGCCATTAGGTTCTGTAAAAGTTGACTTTGCAACAAAATTTGAAGAATCAGGTATAAATCAAACAATTCATAGGGTGTATTTGACAATACAAGCTCAAGTAAGAATAGTAATTCCATTAGGAGCAGATACAGCTAAGATTACTTCTACGGTACCAATAGCTGAAACTATTATTATTGGAGATGTTCCCCAAAGTTTTATTAGTGTTCCCAAAGATGACTTTTTAAATGTTATACCAGGACCTTAA
- a CDS encoding sulfite exporter TauE/SafE family protein codes for MKKHFCNYKLYAVGLFTGLVNGLIGSGGGTIIVPFLKYLIDIEPHKAHATAIAIIFPLSIISTFIYFKNGFIDLKTGLLVALGSIVGGYIGAKLLNKIPKKLLRKTFGGFMIIVSVRMLIKCFCSS; via the coding sequence ATGAAAAAACACTTTTGTAATTACAAATTATATGCTGTAGGTCTTTTTACAGGTTTAGTAAATGGCTTAATTGGTTCTGGTGGTGGAACTATAATTGTCCCCTTTCTAAAATATCTTATAGATATAGAACCACATAAAGCTCATGCTACAGCTATTGCAATAATCTTCCCATTATCTATTATTAGTACTTTTATATACTTTAAAAATGGCTTTATTGATTTAAAAACGGGTCTTCTAGTTGCCCTTGGCAGCATTGTAGGTGGATATATAGGTGCTAAGTTGCTAAACAAAATACCCAAAAAATTACTCAGAAAAACTTTTGGTGGATTTATGATCATAGTATCTGTAAGGATGTTGATAAAATGCTTTTGTTCTTCTTAG
- a CDS encoding NUDIX domain-containing protein produces the protein MLFRNCAGGVVFYGEKVFILKNEKREWILPKGRIRNGSLATETAIERVKFEANLTPRIVSTAGETSYEFFSMTRKKPVCNEILWYIMEVNDPLFIINESEGFMDGGFFYIEDALKLITYSQDRALVNLSYKKYKDLKTEQITA, from the coding sequence ATGCTTTTTAGAAATTGTGCAGGTGGAGTTGTTTTTTACGGTGAAAAGGTTTTCATTTTAAAAAACGAAAAAAGAGAATGGATATTACCAAAAGGAAGGATTCGTAATGGTTCTTTGGCGACTGAAACTGCTATTGAACGTGTTAAATTTGAGGCTAATTTAACACCAAGGATAGTGTCTACTGCTGGAGAAACTAGTTACGAATTTTTTTCTATGACAAGAAAAAAACCAGTATGCAATGAAATATTATGGTATATTATGGAAGTTAATGACCCCCTATTTATAATTAACGAGAGTGAAGGTTTTATGGATGGGGGTTTCTTTTATATAGAAGATGCATTAAAGCTAATAACATATAGCCAAGACAGAGCTTTAGTAAACCTATCATATAAAAAGTACAAGGATTTAAAAACTGAGCAAATAACTGCTTAA
- a CDS encoding patatin-like phospholipase family protein, protein MIGLCLQGGGAKGAFQAGAIYALNEVGVNINIVSGTSIGAINSYFIYANKFDKMKNLWLNTDESNFKNSVTYEKTIDNSYIIGNLPKFEKTNKNIKSVFINYVEVSNYNLIERYEDITKLDVTKAIETIKYSSLLPAPKGDVRSQDDLYKNFDSRELFEEFFLDVKKGGYDGFNLDGGLMCNTFLKPFLNNHVEKLYIIVFKNNYKIPEYLLKEYTEDKIIVIKPDFSFEPSDTLRFERDFCEQLFWKGYEIVKLM, encoded by the coding sequence ATGATAGGATTATGTTTACAAGGTGGAGGAGCTAAAGGAGCTTTTCAAGCTGGTGCTATTTATGCACTAAATGAAGTGGGCGTAAATATAAATATAGTTTCAGGGACTTCAATTGGTGCAATTAACTCTTATTTTATTTATGCAAATAAGTTTGATAAAATGAAAAATTTGTGGCTAAATACTGACGAAAGCAATTTCAAGAATAGTGTAACGTATGAAAAAACTATTGATAATTCTTACATAATCGGTAATTTACCAAAGTTTGAAAAAACAAATAAGAATATTAAATCTGTTTTTATTAATTATGTAGAGGTGTCAAATTATAATTTAATAGAAAGATATGAAGATATAACTAAACTTGATGTAACTAAAGCTATTGAAACTATTAAATACAGCTCATTGTTACCAGCTCCAAAAGGAGACGTAAGAAGTCAAGATGATTTATATAAAAATTTTGATTCTAGAGAATTATTTGAAGAATTCTTTTTAGATGTAAAAAAAGGTGGTTATGATGGATTTAATCTAGATGGGGGTTTGATGTGTAATACTTTTTTGAAACCATTTTTAAATAATCATGTAGAAAAACTATATATTATAGTTTTTAAAAATAATTATAAAATTCCAGAATATCTATTGAAAGAGTATACTGAAGATAAGATAATTGTAATAAAACCAGATTTTTCATTTGAACCATCTGACACATTGAGATTTGAAAGAGATTTTTGCGAGCAATTATTCTGGAAAGGATATGAAATAGTGAAATTAATGTAA
- a CDS encoding HEAT repeat domain-containing protein, with amino-acid sequence MNRIRLNLDNINNLSQEEVTYLLYQEGKSIKQIAIIRRMSEDKVQKDIIKAKLIYSNTQNKNNSLLLKLLSMVKKDRLEILRSLDNEQKNRLKEEIYTNYTKYKSDEDRMILIWLIGELKDVSFLPFLNMELKSKRVNHRRLACSALGKIEEKSTKNWLENALNDDNPQVRQYAIKALAKIADDKSHELIRNILRNKNEKEYVKKTAVEILNKATASTNNLK; translated from the coding sequence ATGAACAGGATTAGACTAAATTTAGATAATATAAATAATTTATCGCAAGAGGAAGTGACTTATTTATTATACCAAGAGGGAAAATCTATTAAACAAATAGCAATAATACGTAGAATGAGTGAGGATAAAGTACAAAAAGATATAATTAAAGCTAAATTAATTTATTCTAATACACAAAATAAAAATAATAGTTTACTACTAAAACTTTTAAGTATGGTTAAGAAAGATAGATTAGAGATACTACGTTCTTTAGATAACGAACAAAAAAATAGATTGAAAGAAGAAATTTATACAAATTATACTAAATATAAAAGTGACGAAGATAGAATGATTTTAATATGGCTGATAGGTGAATTAAAAGATGTTAGCTTTTTACCTTTTTTAAATATGGAGTTAAAAAGTAAAAGAGTTAACCACAGAAGATTAGCTTGTTCAGCCTTAGGTAAAATAGAAGAAAAATCTACAAAAAATTGGCTAGAAAATGCTTTGAATGATGATAATCCTCAAGTAAGACAATATGCAATAAAAGCATTGGCTAAAATAGCAGATGATAAATCTCATGAATTAATAAGGAATATTTTAAGAAATAAAAATGAAAAGGAATATGTTAAAAAGACAGCAGTCGAAATTTTAAACAAAGCGACAGCAAGTACAAATAATTTAAAATAA